In Paraburkholderia terrae, the DNA window TAGTTCGTCATGCGCTGCATGAAGGTCTGCTGGTCGGGCCGGTTGTCGGGCTTGAAGCTGACGCCCGCGAGAGCGCGGCGCGACGCGTCGAACAGCGACTGCCACTGGTCGGGACCGAGGTCGAGCATCATCGCCTTGCCGATACCCGTCGATGCGAGCGGCATCCGGTGGCCGACGCGCGAGCGCATTTCGAGGCCACGCGTGCCGGGAATCTTGTCGATGTACAGCACGTCGTCGCCGTCGCGCACGCCGAGGTGGATCGTGTCGTGCGTCAGTTCGGCAAGCGACGCCAGATGCGGACGCGCGACGGTCGTGAGCGGCATCTGCTCGAGCGCGATCGTGCCGAGTTCGATCAGCTTCGGGCCGAGCAGGTAGCCGCCCTGCACCTGGCGCAGATAGCGCGCCTGCACGAGGCTGCTGACAAGACGGTGCGTGGTGCTGCGCGTCGTGCCGAGCGCGGCGCCGAAGGTGCGCAGATCGCGCACGCCCGCGGCGGCGGCTTCGAGAATCGCGAGGCCGCGCAGCAGCGTTTGCGTGCCGGCTTGCTGCGGCGTGATGTCGAGCAGCGTGCTCGGCAGGCCGATCGTGTCGGCGGGCGGCGTCGGCACGACGGCGCCGTTGGCGGGACGCGTGGCGGGCTTGCGCGGCGCTTCGACTTCAGGCGCCTCGGGCGCTTCGGACTCGACGTGAGAGGTCATCGCTTTGTTCATGGCGACTGGCAACAGACAAAAGGTGAGTTACCGCGAAATGCCGGCGTGACGGCGCGCGTCGGGCGTGATTCGAAGCTGCGCGTGATTCGCGCGGGTTAGCGCGAGCGGGTTGTGCAGCAAGGTGCTGGAAGGCATGGCGTGGTGTCTCCGATTTTCGTCCCGCTGCGTGCGCCGCGCGGTTTTGCGCTGGCGACGAGGCGGTGTTTCTGGCCGGTGTCGGCTTGTTGAACCGGATTGTAGGGCGCTTTTTTGAGATTCACCAACATATGAGCGTGACGTCCATATTTTGGGAATTGCGTGGAATCGGATGATGCGTGCGCGTGCAGAAAGCAAAACGGCGGGTCCCGTTATGGGACCCGCCGTTTCTGTGGCCATTGTGCGGAACTCAGTCCGGCAGTTCCGCCCCGCCCATCCGGCGCGCGATCACCCGCGCACGTTGCGTGAGATAGCTGGAAGTACGATGCTCGTCGAAGTATTTCGGCCTCGGCAGCATCACCGCGAGCCGGGCCGACTGGCCGGCCGTCAGGTTCGCGGCCGACGTCTTGAAGTAATAGCGCGCCGCCGCCTCCGCGCCGTACACGCCATTGCCCCATTCAACCGAATTCAGATAGATCTCGAAGATGCGCTCCTTGTCCATCAGCGTCTCGAGCATCCATGTGATGATCAGTTCCTGGCCTTTGCGGATATAGCTCTTTTCACGCGACAAAAACAGATTGCGCGCGAGCTGCTGCGTGATCGTGGAGCCGCCTCTGACGATCTTGCCGCGCGCCTTGTTTTTCTCCCATGCCTGGAGAATCGCGTCCGTTTCGTAGCCGTTGTTCGTGGCGAAGTTCGCATCTTCCGAAGCGATGATCGCGCGCTTCAGATTGCGTGAGATCTGGTCGTAGGGCACCCACGTGTGCTGGATCGACAGATCGGGGCGGTCTTGCGAAAGACGCCAGGCATCGGAGCGCATGAAGGCCGTCGATTGCGGATTCACGGAGTTCCACGCGGCGATCTGCGCGAAATAGAAAAGCTGCGTGGCGACCCACGCGACGACGAAGACCGCGCCGGCATACATCACCCAGCGTGCGGGACTCGCGCCGGCCCGCTGCCCCTTCGCGCGCCTCGTCTTGGTCATTGTCGTCGCCATATCGTGGAATCTGGAGGCGCGTCGCTTGCGATGAGTTGCTCGGCCGCTTAGCCGCTCACGCGCTTTGCGGCGCGCGCAGCATCTCGCGCAGCGCGGCGAGCACGGGCGCGCCGTCGGGACGCACGCCGCGCCACACGAAGAACGATTCCGCCGCCTGCTCGACCAGCATGCCGAGGCCGTCGGCTGCGCGCGCGCCGAGCTGGCTGGCGTGCTGCATGAAGACGGTCGGCTGCGCGCCATACATCATGTCGTACGCGAGCGTACACGCGCCGAACGCGCCGTCGTCGCACTCGGGCAGCGACGCGTCGAGGCTGCTTGCCGTTGCGTTGACGATCACGTCATAGGCGCCCGTTTCAATCGTCTGCGCGCTGCCGCCCGTCAGACGGCATGCGGCGTCGCTGGCCGCACTGGCGAATTGTGCAACCAGCGCCTCGGCCTTCGATGCCGTGCGATTCACGATGGTGAGCGATTGCGGCTTGCGTTCGAGCATCGGCAGCACGACGCCGCGCGCCGCGCCGCCCGCGCCGAGCAGCAGCACGCGCGCGTCCTTTAGCGACACGCCCAGGTTCACTTCGATGTCGCGCACGAGGCCGAAGCCATCCGTGTTGTCGCCGTAGACGCCGCCGTCTTTCTCGAAACGCAGCGTATTCACCGCGCCCGCCGCCGCCGCACGCGGCGACAGCGCGGTCGCGAACGCGTGCGCGTCGAGCTTGAACGGCACGGTGACGTTCATGCCGCGCCCGCCTTCGGCGATGAAGGCCCGCACGTGCGACTCAAACTGATCGACAGGCGCGAGCAAGCGGCCATATTCGACGGGTTCGCCCGTCTGTTCGGCGAAGCGCGCGTGGATGAGCGGCGACTTGCTGTGCGCAATCGGATTGCCGATTACCGCGTAGCGGTGGCGCTGGGTGGTCGTGTCGGTCGTCATTGGCCCTGCTCCGTCGCGTGTTGCGTTGAATCGTTCGAGTCGGCGGGCTGGTCGCCCTCAGCGGCAGCCGTATCAGCTTCGGCTTGCGCTTCGGCTTCGCTTTCGGCGGATTCGTCGGCGGCGTCGATGAGTTCTTCTTCGGCCTCTTCCTCTTCTTCCGCGCCGCTCGTCACGGTCGGCGCGTCGAGCACGTGCAACGGCCGCACCGATGCCTCGACCGTCAGTTCATCCACCGACATGACTTCGAGCATCAGCCGCGTGCCGCGCGCATGCACGCCCAGACCCGGCACGTGCAGCAGCAGCGGCACGTCTTCGAGACGCACGAGATCGCCCTTCACGACGGAAGCGACCACCTGCTTCTTGCCTTCCTGCGTGAGCCAGCGCAGACACCAGAAATACTCCATGCGACGCTGGTGATCGGCGTATGCGGTGTAGGTGTCGTCGAAGCCTTGCACGACGGCGAACAGGTCGGCGTCCTTCGGCTTGAACGGCGCCGCGAGCTTGGCCGTCACGCCGTGCTGCACGCACGCGATCAGTTGCCACTGGTTGACGAGGTCGACGTAGCGGCGCAGCGGCGAGGTGCTCCACGCGTACTGCGACACGCCGAGGCCTTCGTGCGGCGCGGCCGTCGTCTGCATGCGGGTGCGCTTCGGTCCCGTCGGCGCGCCGAACGCGCGCTGCGAGCGATAGATGCCGGGCACGCCGTGATCGTGCAGGAACGCGCCCCACGTCGAGTTCGCGAGAATCGCCAGTTCGGCGACGATCGTATCGAGCGGCGAACCGCGGCGGCGCGGCGTGATGCTCACGTGCTCGCCTTCGACGTAGAAGTTGAAATCCGTATTGCGCTGCACTTCGCGCTTGAGGCCGAAACCGGCGCGCGCCAGCTGGCGCTTCTCGAACAGCGCCTGCGCGAACGGCCACAGCACTGCGATGTCTTCTTTATGCGGATAGTCGCCCGTGCCATTGGCGAGCGCCTCTTCCGTGACGAGTTCGTCGAGCGTGTTGTGGCGCAGATTGTTCTTCACGTAGACGAGTTCGGCGCGCGTTTCGCTAACGACGATTTCCTGCGTCTCGCGGTTCACGATGCTGTACAGCGACAGCGCCGGGCGCAAACCGCCTTCGGCCAGCGTGAATTTTTCCACGACGGAATCGGGCAGCATCGTGATCTTGTCGCCCGGCATGTAGACGGTGGACAAGCGGCCGCGCGCGATCGCATCGACGGCATCGCCGCGTTCGATGCCCAGCGCCGGCGCCGCGATGTGAATGCCGATCCGCACACGCCCGTCGGACAGATGCTCGACGGAGAACGCATCGTCGATTTCCGTCGTGGTCACGTCGTCGATCGAGAACGCTTCGATTTCGGCTTGCGGCAGATCTTCCGGCAGCGCACCGATCGTCACGGCGGGGAAACCCGTGCCGTGCGGGAAGAATTCCGACAGGAAGCGCGCTTCGTGCAGCGCGCGCGCCGACGGAATGCCGCCGCACTCAAGCATCAGACGCGCCATCGAAATGCCGCGCGCCGCCGCTGCCGCTTCGAGCGCCTTGTATTCGATCGCGTTCTTGTCGGGCTTCGTCAACAGGCCGAGCGCCTTGCTCTGGAATCCGTCCGGCAGACGTCCCGCCTTCAGTTCCTCTTCGTAGCCCTGTTGCACGAGCGCCTGCTGACGCTTGCGTTCGAGCGACGCGAGCGCCATCTTCAGCTGCTCTTCCGGCGCGCGCTGATACTGGCCGCGCCCCTTGCGACGGAAATAGATGGGCGAACCGTGCATGCGCAAAATCAGCGCGGCGCGCTCGACGGGCCCGAACGACTCGCCAAAGTATTCGGCGCCGAGCGTGGCAAACGGGAATTCGTCTTCAGGCGCGCATTCCCACAGAAAGTCCAGATCGATGTCCTGTGCGGCGGCATCGGCCTGTTCCATCAGTTCGCCCGCCGACGGCTTCTCGAACTCCATCAGCACGTCTTTCGCGCGAACTTTCGCGCGGCGCCCGCCCGGCAGCTCGACCTGAAACGCGTCGCCTTGACGCGACATCACGTTGCCGGCCTTGAAACTACCCGATTCCTCGAAGAAAACGTTCACTCAATACTCTCGTTCTGGCTTGCGTCGGCCGGCGCGCAGTGCGGTTGCTTCGCGCGTCGGCGTCGTGTTCGGTGTGGTGTTCCGCAACGCGCGTGCCTTGTGCTTCATCGTGGGCGGCGTGTGCGGATCATCGGATCATGCCGCCTCGCGTGGTGCGGGCGGCTCAGTGTCGGCTCCGGCGGCGTCGCAAAACGCGAGCACGTCGTCGACATAGTCGGGAAACTCGCTGATCGCGTGGTCGCTGCCTTCGATCAGTCTGGTCTGCACGCCGGGATAGTGCGCGAGCATTTCGCGGTAATCGAGCACTTCGTCGCCGGTGGCAGCAAACAGATAATAGCGTTCGGGGCGGGTGATGCGCGCGACGCCTAACGCACGCAACTCATCAAGATGACGCGGCTCGACGACGATGCTGCCGCCGCCATGCCACAGCGGCTGCTCGCCGAGATAGTGGCTGAGATCGCGCTCCGGCACGACCGCGGGATTCAGCAGCACGGCGCGCCAGCCGTGCTTCTCGGCGAGATGCGTCGCGAAATAGCCGCCGAGCGAACTGCCGATCACCGTCACCTGCTCCGGATTCGCCGCCGCGACCCGTTC includes these proteins:
- a CDS encoding IclR family transcriptional regulator; its protein translation is MNKAMTSHVESEAPEAPEVEAPRKPATRPANGAVVPTPPADTIGLPSTLLDITPQQAGTQTLLRGLAILEAAAAGVRDLRTFGAALGTTRSTTHRLVSSLVQARYLRQVQGGYLLGPKLIELGTIALEQMPLTTVARPHLASLAELTHDTIHLGVRDGDDVLYIDKIPGTRGLEMRSRVGHRMPLASTGIGKAMMLDLGPDQWQSLFDASRRALAGVSFKPDNRPDQQTFMQRMTNYSAGGFTFDLEENEASIRCVAAPVRDASGSIVAALSVASTIPYMSLERMDELIPVVQREARAISEELGWRVPQPTTRRIKR
- the mtgA gene encoding monofunctional biosynthetic peptidoglycan transglycosylase, which codes for MTKTRRAKGQRAGASPARWVMYAGAVFVVAWVATQLFYFAQIAAWNSVNPQSTAFMRSDAWRLSQDRPDLSIQHTWVPYDQISRNLKRAIIASEDANFATNNGYETDAILQAWEKNKARGKIVRGGSTITQQLARNLFLSREKSYIRKGQELIITWMLETLMDKERIFEIYLNSVEWGNGVYGAEAAARYYFKTSAANLTAGQSARLAVMLPRPKYFDEHRTSSYLTQRARVIARRMGGAELPD
- the aroE gene encoding shikimate dehydrogenase, yielding MTTDTTTQRHRYAVIGNPIAHSKSPLIHARFAEQTGEPVEYGRLLAPVDQFESHVRAFIAEGGRGMNVTVPFKLDAHAFATALSPRAAAAGAVNTLRFEKDGGVYGDNTDGFGLVRDIEVNLGVSLKDARVLLLGAGGAARGVVLPMLERKPQSLTIVNRTASKAEALVAQFASAASDAACRLTGGSAQTIETGAYDVIVNATASSLDASLPECDDGAFGACTLAYDMMYGAQPTVFMQHASQLGARAADGLGMLVEQAAESFFVWRGVRPDGAPVLAALREMLRAPQSA
- a CDS encoding ribonuclease catalytic domain-containing protein, whose amino-acid sequence is MNVFFEESGSFKAGNVMSRQGDAFQVELPGGRRAKVRAKDVLMEFEKPSAGELMEQADAAAQDIDLDFLWECAPEDEFPFATLGAEYFGESFGPVERAALILRMHGSPIYFRRKGRGQYQRAPEEQLKMALASLERKRQQALVQQGYEEELKAGRLPDGFQSKALGLLTKPDKNAIEYKALEAAAAARGISMARLMLECGGIPSARALHEARFLSEFFPHGTGFPAVTIGALPEDLPQAEIEAFSIDDVTTTEIDDAFSVEHLSDGRVRIGIHIAAPALGIERGDAVDAIARGRLSTVYMPGDKITMLPDSVVEKFTLAEGGLRPALSLYSIVNRETQEIVVSETRAELVYVKNNLRHNTLDELVTEEALANGTGDYPHKEDIAVLWPFAQALFEKRQLARAGFGLKREVQRNTDFNFYVEGEHVSITPRRRGSPLDTIVAELAILANSTWGAFLHDHGVPGIYRSQRAFGAPTGPKRTRMQTTAAPHEGLGVSQYAWSTSPLRRYVDLVNQWQLIACVQHGVTAKLAAPFKPKDADLFAVVQGFDDTYTAYADHQRRMEYFWCLRWLTQEGKKQVVASVVKGDLVRLEDVPLLLHVPGLGVHARGTRLMLEVMSVDELTVEASVRPLHVLDAPTVTSGAEEEEEAEEELIDAADESAESEAEAQAEADTAAAEGDQPADSNDSTQHATEQGQ
- a CDS encoding YqiA/YcfP family alpha/beta fold hydrolase; protein product: MILYLHGFRSSPNSFKARVMAERLAALGRSVEWCCPMLPVSPLETVALVEERVAAANPEQVTVIGSSLGGYFATHLAEKHGWRAVLLNPAVVPERDLSHYLGEQPLWHGGGSIVVEPRHLDELRALGVARITRPERYYLFAATGDEVLDYREMLAHYPGVQTRLIEGSDHAISEFPDYVDDVLAFCDAAGADTEPPAPREAA